In Salvelinus alpinus chromosome 22, SLU_Salpinus.1, whole genome shotgun sequence, one genomic interval encodes:
- the atm gene encoding serine-protein kinase ATM isoform X6 encodes MSLVLHELLVCCRGLENDKATERKKEADRFRQLIRSPDTVEELDRISGTRAAKSSKQLTWNAVFRFLQKYLQKETELLQSGKANVSATTQANRQKKMQEISSLVKYFIRCANKRGPRLNCGELLNHVMEILRSSFSCSAYGEDYSSILLKNILSVRKYWCEITQQQWHNLLDLYCGLFTGSSKAINRVLVSRIIHTAVQGCCLQTEGFSHTLFSFFSRALLNARQERHLAVVEHLVSALNVFLRSAAMNCRIRVCRLGEELLPSVLYVWTQMRPSTTLKEEIVEFFNLQLCVHHPKGSKTQDTGAYAEDWVKWQSLLYNLYDALVSEISQIGSRGKYATGSRHIAVKENLMELTAEICHQLFSEDCNLQVLEVTQAHLRATQRGSPHGTPSKRRRIELGWEVLRDHLQPHHSDFDIIPWLQITSVLTSKYPSMVPGQELVPLLSILCQLLGEQRRGDRGPYVLRCLREVARCQATHPERAQSYRVELGRLWGRVWALALRGVSSPQTEALSLALLSTILQGAFIPIDRELWKLFSGSACKPSDAAALCLAQALLKCPVLKSLGTGWDHAGAVEGVGPPSLKENIMSWLLMNEQSEEAEESSRPHPIVCRDFPHNLIPRILVPLTLKDTRAGIMFLLGAKGLESAVMQDQTQVEVKGALSEIESMYLQFSFDEMPSNPMVKEMVSSAGTQLTVVPSLKHKLEQGLLSVADHLLNCYSPDSQTTPPECLVRCSSLLTGVLAGYVSTGLLTEEEACHSQLFLKAKALVQDFSEYISNVKVKMAEDGTMTTLRSVMRLCTQCVNRGVKDSMSSVSCNLFMKIFPARLLTELAEICKLLLNSSCKRGSVGIEEETTDEDWDMTRTQADQQEDIDLFDDGDEPQTSTSKGTHRQNVDPNDTQCGPDAKSLLAEEHLAQQDLAILASLEFLSLCVSAEFIHGLSFKPVEVRRKLLLLLEQIDCTKPLHLNMYLVLLKKLPAEDTSLAAEEFDSLLRPLADLCSLYRQDQEICAAVLLGLLPSIRSLGRTQDQHNDMRHVQGALLQVVSGFCILGRTGKCTAIVKVALIHCLLALLEADPCCKWAVLTLREEELPVSVILPSHLSDSHHHVRMLAAMTVERLFLEMTPDSLEKRKMLPLKCQQTAFENIYLKAQEGMRVQKNSSPEDLSDETFNRKATLLKSVSVVLCCSPVCEKQSLFALFQSYKENNIEEPLIKKVLGSVSRALGYRSVEAFVSSHLDYLVAEWLGQHGYTLESFPYTLLNHATLKDFYSSSYQVLIPHLVFLDDFKQVKSISTHLGKDWKKLLANCFPKIMVNILPYFAVSGQDAQVAQQREKAHRVYDLLKDSNCLGKPQIDSLIHSNLSDIVVELLMTLYEGAATEEGGRGDLRRFIGELDPAPNPPYFSSYVIKATLDYLSSCHSANLKSLVAILSKTPISIQRILLAVCQKAAETINAYERHRILLMYYLFVSLLLKEVKDGLGGAWAFVLRDIIYTLIHHINSRPAQLDEVSSRSFSLCCDLLTSVCRTAVQFCDDAVESHLQVIVGTLTAQVTNQLAISQQVLSLLKFLVVESQDKLKSAIQKLEPFPDRPEFRELRAVQHTLKYSTGKFTLRQEIAHFLSVASCDSLPLTRLEGLKDLRRQLHNNKSQIRPLLRECLADPEESVLVLLVLNLLQLCKLAANHPGGRDILEAAGSCLGELGPVDFSTIALLHGKDQLNARAVSLFSPVEPQWLYIILNCINNALTHHCIEVRQAAVQSLKDILATQAGADFWEIHKDNRDPMLAYLNPFRSTKKKVVGMSEEVSLVARERLESQDLWVPEAGGHKAWLKTLCMVLLDSGGVRSEALLLSRPLCLVKTDFCQRVLPLIIHDILLGDSDGSWRKLLSTHIQDFFTSCSSRARASSRSTTPLPSDSGESDISNQGPLDKASLRTMLSVINYLRQQQRPLESDSNLCGTEFDAVVLVLVTCVVRSLMLLCWF; translated from the exons GAGGGCCTCGGCTGAATTGTGGTGAGCTCCTGAATCATGTGATGGAGATTCTGCGGAGCTCATTCAGCTGCTCGGCCTATGGGGAGGACTACAGCAGCATCTTGCTCAAGAACATCCTGTCTGTCCGCAAGTACTGGTGTGAGATCACCCAGCAGCAGTGGCACA ATTTGCTGGATCTGTATTGTGGCCTTTTCACTGGTTCCTCCAAGGCCATAAATCGTGTGCTTGTGAGCAGGATCATCCACACTGCAGTCCAGGGCTGCTGTCTGCAGACTGAGGGCTTCAGCCATACACTCTTCAGCTTCTTCTCCAGAGCACTGCTCAATGCCAG GCAGGAGAGACACTTGGCAGTGGTGGAGCACTTGGTCTCTGCTCTGAACGTCTTCCTGAGGTCTGCTGCCATGAACTGCCGTATCAGGGTGTGTCGGCTGGGTGAGGAGCTCCTGCCCTCTGTGCTCTATGTGTGGACACAGATGAGGCCCAGCACCACTCTCAAAGAGGAGATAGTAGAGTTCTTCAACCTGCAGCTCTGTGTACATCATCCCAAAGGATCAAAGACACAAGACACAG GAGCCTACGCTGAGGACTGGGTCAAATGGCAGAGTCTACTCTATAACCTGTATGATGCCCTGGTGAGTGAGATCAGCCAGATTGGGAGCCGGGGGAAATATGCCACAGGGTCGCGCCACATCGCTGTGAAGGAGAACCTTATGGAGCTAACTGCAGAAATCTGCCATCAG CTCTTTAGCGAGGATTGTAACCTCCAGGTTCTGGAGGTGACTCAGGCCCACCTCAGAGCCACCCAGAGAGGCAGTCCACACGGCACGCCCAGCAAGCGTAGACGCATCGAGCTGGGCTGGGAGGTTCTCCGAGACCACCTGCAGCCACACCATAGTGACTTTGACATCATACCATG GTTACAGATCACATCAGTGTTGACCTCTAAGTACCCCTCCATGGTGCCTGGCCAGGAGCTGGTTCCTCTGCTGTCCATCCTGTGCCAGCTGCTGGGGGAGCAGCGGCGGGGTGACAGGGGGCCCTACGTGCTGCGCTGCCTGAGGGAGGTGGCTCGCTGCCAGGCCACACACCCAGAGAGGGCCCAATCCTACAGGGTTGAACTGGGCAGGCTGTGGGGCCGTGTCTGGGCCCTGGCTCTACGGGGGGTCAGCTCCCCCCAAACTGAGGCCCTCAGTCTGGCCCTGCTGTCCACCATCCTCCAGGGAGCCTTCATTCCCATTGACAGAGAGCTCTGGAAGCTCTTCTCTGGCTCGGCCTGCAAGCCCTCTGA TGCTGCTGCTCTGTGTTTGGCCCAGGCCCTTCTCAAGTGTCCTGTTCTTAAGAGCCTGGGCACTGGGTGGGACCATGCAGGGGCTGTGGAGGGGGTCGGGCCACCCAGCCTCAAGGAGAACATCATGAGCTGGCTGCTGATGAACGAACAGAGTGAAGAGGCAGAGGAGAGCTCAAGACCACACCCCATCGTCTGCAG GGATTTTCCTCATAACCTAATCCCCAGAATCCTTGTGCCTTTGACCCTCAAAGACACCCGAGCTGGCATTATGTTTCTCCTTGGAGCAAAGGGACTTGAGAG TGCTGTGATGCAAGATCAAACACAAGTGGAAGTTAAAGGTGCCCTGAGTGAGATTGAGAGCATGTACCTGCAGTTCAGCTTTGACGAGATGCCCTCTAACCCCATGGTGAAAGAGATGGTGTCCTCAGCCGGCACCCAGCTCACTGTTGTCCCCAGCCTAAAACACAAGCTGGAGCAGGGCCTCTTGTCTGTGGCTGACCACCTACTCAACTGCTACTCCCCAGAT TCTCAGACCACACCACCAGAATGCCTGGTTCGTTGTTCAAGTCTTCTTACTGGCGTTTTAGCAGGATATGTCTCTACTGGTCTCCTGACTGAGGAAGAAGCCTGCCATTCCCAACTCTTCCTAAAGGCCAAG GCACTGGTTCAGGATTTTAGTGAGTACATATCTAATGTGAAGGTGAAGATGGCAGAGGATGGGACAATGACCACACTCAGGTCTGTCATGCGGCTGTGCACACAGTGTGTCAACAGAGGGGTTAAG GACAGTATGAGCTCTGTCTCTTGCAACTTGTTCATGAAGATTTTCCCTGCGAGACTTTTGACTGAACTGGCAGAAATATGCAAACTGTTG CTGAACAGCTCCTGTAAGAGAGGCAGTGTGGGGATTGAGGAGGAGACCACAGATGAGGACTGGGACATGACGAGGACACAGGCTGACCAGCAGGAGGACATTGACCTGTTTGATGATGGAGACGAACCACAGACCAGCACATCTAAGGGGACTCACAGACAGAATGTGGACCCCAATGACACCCAGTGTGGTCCTG ATGCTAAAAGCCTACTGGCTGAGGAGCATTTGGCCCAGCAGGATTTAGCCATCTTGGCCAGTCTGGAGTTCCTGTCCCTGTGTGTATCGGCTGAGTTTATCCACGGGCTCTCTTTCAAACCAGTGGAGGTCCGCCGcaagttactactgctgctggagcAGATAGACTGCACCAAGCCACTACACCTCAACATG TACCTGGTCCTTCTGAAGAAACTACCTGCTGAGGACACATCGCTGGCAGCTGAAGAGTTTGACTCACTCCTCAGACCTCTGGC GGATCTTTGCTCATTGTACCGCCAGGACCAGGAGATCTGTGCTGCAGTGCTGCTGGGTCTGCTACCGTCTATCCGTAGTCTGGGCCGTACTCAGGACCAGCATAATGACATGAGACACGTCCAGGGAGCTCTGCTCCAAGTGGTCTCTGGATTCTG CATTTTGGGCAGAACGGGGAAATGCACAGCAATTGTAAAGGTGGCATTAATTCACTGTCTACTGGCTCTACTGGAG GCTGACCCTTGCTGTAAGTGGGCGGTCCTTACCCTGAGGGAGGAGGAGCTTCCAGTGTCCGTCATCCTCCCGTCCCACCTGTCCGACTCTCACCATCACGTACGAATGCTTGCAGCCATGACAGTGGAAAG GCTGTTCTTGGAGATGACACCAGACAGCTTGGAGAAGAGAAAGATGCTTCCTCTGAAATGCCAGCAGACAGCCTTTGAGAACATCTACCTGAAAGCCCAAGAAGGGATGAGGGTCCAG AAGAACAGCTCTCCTGAAGACCTGAGTGACGAGACCTTTAACCGCAAGGCCACGCTGCTGAAGAGTGTGTCGGTGGTGCTGTGCTGCAGCCCCGTCTGTGAGAAACAGTCCCTCTTCGCCCTCTTCCAGTCCTACAAGGAGAACAACATAGAGGAGCCGCTCATCAAAAAG GTCCTGGGCAGTGTGTCCAGAGCTCTGGGCTACAGGAGTGTGGAGGCATTTGTCAGCTCTCACCTGGATTACCTGGTGGCAGAGTGGCTGGGCCAGCATGGCTACACTCTGGAGTCCTTCCCATACACGCTGCTCAACCACGCCACTCTCAAGGACTTCTACAG CTCCTCCTATCAGGTCCTTATCCCACACCTGGTCTTCCTGGATGACTTTAAGCAGGTGAAGTCCATCAGCACCCACCTGGGTAAGGACTGGAAGAAGCTGCTGGCCAACTGCTTCCCTAAGATCATGGTTAACATCCTGCCCTACTTTGCCGTGTCGGGCCAGGATGCCCAAGTGGCCcagcagagagagaaggcccaCAGGGTCTATGACCTACTCAAGGACAGCAACTGCCTGGGCAAACCG CAAATCGACAGCCTGATTCACAGTAACCTGTCAGACATTGTGGTGGAGCTGTTGATGACCCTGTATGAAGGGGCTGCTACTGAGGAGGGGGGCAGAGGGGACCTGAGAAGGTTCATAGG GGAACTGGACCCAGCCCCAAACCCACCCTATTTCAGCTCCTATGTCATAAAAGCCACACTGGACTATCTCAGCTCGTGTCACAGTGCCAATCTCAAGTCCCTGGTGGCCATTTTATCCAAGACTCCG ATCTCCATCCAGAGGATCCTACTGGCGGTGTGTCAGAAGGCAGCTGAGACGATCAATGCCTACGAGAGGCACCGCATCCTGCTGATGTACTACCTGTTTGTCAGCCTGCTGCTCAAGGAGGTCAAGGACGGCCTGGGGGGAGCCTGGGCCTTCGTCCTCCGAGACATAATTTACACACTCATCCACCACATCAACAGCAG GCCTGCCCAGTTGGACGAGGTGTCCAGCCGTAGTTTCTCCCTGTGttgtgacctactgacctctgTGTGTCGCACGGCCGTGCAGTTCTGTGACGATGCTGTGGAGAGCCACCTCCAGGTCATCGTTGGTACTCTCACTGCCCAGGTGACAAACCAACTTGCTATCTCACAGCAG gtgctcAGTCTTTTGAAGTTCCTGGTCGTAGAGAGTCAGGACAAGCTGAAGAGTGCCATCCAGAAGTTAGAGCCCTTCCCAGACCGACCTGAGTTCAGAGAGCTGAGGGCCGTGCAGCACACACTGAAGTACAGCACAGGGAAATTCACTCTCAGACAG GAGATAGCCCACTTCCTGTCTGTGGCTTCCTGTGACTCCCTGCCTCTGACCAGACTGGAGGGGCTGAAGGACCTGAGGAGACAGCTCCACAACAACAAGAGCCAGATCAGACCGCTGCTGAGAGAGTGCCTCG CGGACCCTGAAGAGAGTGTGTTGGTGCTGCTGGTCCTTAACCTACTACAGCTCTGTAAGCTAGCAGCCAATCACCCTGGAGGAAGAGACATCTTAG AGGCTGCAGGGAGCTGTCTGGGAGAGCTGGGGCCTGTGGATTTCTCCACCATCGCTCTACTCCATGGGAAGGACCAGCTCAATGCCAGAGCTGTATCACTCTTCTCTCCAGTGGAACCACAGTGGCTCTACATCATCCTGAACTGCATCAACAACGCCCTCACACACCACTG TATTGAGGTGAGGCAAGCTGCTGTCCAGAGTCTGAAGGACATCTTGGCCACTCAGGCTGGAGCTGACTTCTGGGAGATCCATAAAGACAACCGTGACCCCATGCTGGCTTACCTCAACCCTTTTAGATCTACCAAGAAGAAG GTGGTCGGGATGAGTGAGGAGGTGAGCTTGGTGGCTAGGGAGCGGTTGGAGAGCCAGGACCTGTGGGTGCCTGAGGCTGGCGGCCATAAGGCCTGGTTGAAGACGCTCTGCATGGTTCTGCTGGACAGTGGAGGGGTCAGGAGTGAGGCTCTGCTGCTTTCCCGGCCCCTGTGTCTG GTGAAAACAGACTTCTGCCAGAGGGTGCTGCCGCTCATCATCCATGACATCCTGCTGGGGGACTCTGACGGCTCCTGGAGGAAGCTCCTCTCCACACACATCCAGGACTTTTTCACCAGCTGTTCCAGTCGTGCCCGGGCCTCCAGCCGCTCCaccactcctctcccctccgACTCTG GAGAGTCGGACATCTCCAACCAGGGTCCGTTGGATAAGGCCTCTCTGCGCACCATGCTCTCTGTCATTAACTATCTGAGGCAGCAACAAAGACCTCTAGAATCTGATAG TAACTTGTGTGGTACGGAGTTTGATGCTGTTGTGTTGGTTCTAGTAACTTGTGTGGTACGGAGTTTGATGCTGTTGTGTTGGTTCTAG